The Cryptococcus gattii WM276 chromosome B, complete sequence genome has a segment encoding these proteins:
- a CDS encoding Hydrolase, putative (Similar to TIGR gene model, INSD accession AAW41840.1), with translation MKAVLQRVINASVTVDGKIISSIGKGLLVLVGIDRYDEPQDATQIIKKILTARLWEDENGVAWKRNVKDIDGEVLCVSQFTLLAGFKGSKPDFHESMSTIPGNTFYSSFLKEIKTAYDPSKIQDGQFGAMMQVSLTNDGPVTILLSSKDKPEKSGTATSTPSATASGISTPLEGKRKNKGKGKFMTENKVDQQLGVTKNADLLGTSISTQQNNSAAEDKINKLSVNENTSSQ, from the exons ATGAAGGCAGTTCTTCAGCGGGTGATTAATGCGTCCGTCACAG TGGACGGCAAGATTATTTCATCGATAGGTAAAGGGCTTCTTGTTCTAGTCGGTATCGATCGGT ATGACGAGCCGCAGGACGCTACCCAAATCATCAAAAAAATCCTGACTGCTCGGCTATGGGAAGACGAGAACGGCGTAGCCTGGAAAAGGAACGTGAAAGACATCGATGGAGAAGTTCTCTGCG TTTCTCAATTCACACTGCTGGCTGGTTTCAAAGGGTCTAAACCCGATTTCCATGAGTCGATG TCCACAATCCCAGGAAATACATTTTACAGTTCTTTCTTGAAAGAAATCAAGACGGCGTATGATCCATCCAAGATTCAAG ATGGCCAGTTTGGGGCGATGATGCAGGTATCATTGACCAACGAT GGTCCAGTAaccatcctcctctcttcgAAGGACAAACCCGAAAAAAGCGGCACCGCCACTTCCACTCCATCAGCAACCGCTAGTGGTATTTCAACACCTTTGGAAGGCaaaaggaagaacaagGGAAAAGGCAAATTTATGACGGAAAACAAAGTTGATCAGCAACTCGGAGTGACAAAGAACGCTGACCTCTTGGGAACCTCTATCTCAACTCAACAAAATAACAGTGCAGCAGAAGATAAGATTAACAAATTGAGCGTCAATGAAAATACATCATCACAGTGA
- a CDS encoding uncharacterized protein (Similar to TIGR gene model, INSD accession AAW41839.1) translates to MTTAQNEVEKGVQDRVVNVEDAPHILASLGQSRKNLLLLIFSVATFVDVCNVSGVAVAVAQISQDIKLGYSQIVWIITSYSLCFAACLLLAGRLSDLFPASIVFEGGFFVLGIFSLIVSFVTSNKYGFLILRGLGGIAGAMTVPSSYHLTVHMFPESGEQQKKLALLSLSGAIGNVLGLVLAGICMLANYKWFFRVLAIICIAFTAICFFLLPLTHSTRKLEGELPRWKRLDLVGVGLMMACLICFILSLTQGPIDGWGSASFIAPFILSFPLAIAFFFWESKIPAKSAVLPPSVWKITNIVITSLAIGIAFPFWATSQLMYATYFQEVMGWTPIKVAAAMLPQGVTGLIVGGLAQHIPQIITKPKFTLPLGGLLIIAAELLQIFSNGGHGNDYWRYCFPAFILGSAGAILTYFCTSINLIIYCPPEMAGVAGAWVQVMAQVASAITLAVQASFEGGGVADWNMAARRSFYFQIAWTAVLCIQFVIFFKKPSSPEEAHEAARRRIAESGKDVGV, encoded by the exons ATGACAACTGCACAAAACGAAGTTGAGAAGGGTGTTCAGGACCGTGTTGTTAATGTTGAAGACGCTCCTCACATCTTGGCAAGTCTTGGACAAAGCAGAAAGAATCTCTTGCTTTTGATATTCTCAGTCGCTACGTTTGTTGATGTTTGCAA CGTATCTGGTGTTGCAGTGGCTGTAGCCCAAATTTCTCAAGATATCAAACTAGGTTATTCTCAGATAGTCTGGATCATTACGTCCTATTCTCTTTGCTTCGCTGCTTGTCTTCTGCTTGCTGGACGTCTATCAGACCTCTTTCCTGCCTCTATAGTCTTTGAGGGAGGTTTCTTCGTTTTGGGAATATTCAGTTTAATTGTGTCTTTTGTCACCTCTAACAA GTACGGTTTCCTCATCTTACGAGGATTAGGTGGAATCGCTGGGGCAATGA CTGTTCCTTCTTCATA CCATCTTACTGTTCACATGTTCCCCGAGTCGGGCGAGcaacagaagaagctggCGTTACTTAGCCTTTCAGGTGCCATTGGTAACGTCTTGGGGCT CGTCTTAGCCGGCATCTGCATGTTGGCGAACTATAAATGGTTCTTTCGCGTCCTTGCCATCATTT GTATCGCATTCACCGCGATCTGCTTTTTCCTCTTACCCTTAACGCATTCGACACGTAAATTAGAGGGAGAGCTTCCGCGTTGGAAGAGACTTGACCTTGTCGGTGTAGGCTTGATGATGGCCTGTCTCATTTGCTTTATTCTTTCCCTTACGCAAGGACCGATCGATGGATGGGGCTCCGCTTCGTTCATTGCTCCGTTCATTCTCAGCTTCCCTCTTGCTATTGCCTTTTTCTTCTGGG AATCGAAAATCCCCGCCAAATCTGCTGTCCTGCCCCCCTCGGTGTGGAAAATTACCAACATTGTAATCACCAGCCTCGCAATAGGCATTGCCT TCCCCTTCTGGGCAACATCACAACTCATGTATGCAACTTACTTCCAAGAGGTCATGGGATGGACTCCAA TTAAAGTCGCGGCTGCAATGCTTCCACAAGGTGTTACTGGCCTTATTGTTGGTGGTCTCGCCCAACATATTCCACAAATAATTACCAAGCCCAAGTTTACCCTGCCTTTGGGTGGTCTGT TGATCATCGCCGCTGAACTTCTCCAGATTTTTTCCAATGGCGGGCATGGCAACGATTACTGGCGATACTGTTTTCCTGCCTTTATACTTGGTAGCGCAGGCGCTATCTTGACCTATTTCTGCACTTC CATCAATTTGATTATATACTGTCCACCAGAGATGGCTGGCGTAGCTGGTGCCTGGGTTCAGGTCATG GCTCAAGTTGCTTCTGCAATCACATTAGCGGTTCAAGCGTCGTTTGAAGGTGGGGGAGTTGCTGACTGGAACATGGCAGCCCGTCGATCGTTTTACTTCCAAATTGCTTGGACGGCAGTGTTGTGTATTCAGTTTGttatcttcttcaagaagcCAAGCTCTCCGGAAGAAGCGCACGAGGCAGCTAGACGAAGGATTGCGGAAAGTGGAAAGGACGTGGGGGTATAA
- a CDS encoding 26S proteasome non-ATPase regulatory subunit 8 (Similar to TIGR gene model, INSD accession AAW41841.1; 26S proteasome regulatory subunit s14; p31): MSLDLQQALAELQAAYDAPASSEQFSTELAKLKLELAQSGLYFAPPSADPQDLIAARSILEIGAFHSLRQGDLKSYARYNFALQPFYDNLRDIIPPSPNRPVTLGLHLLGLLSENLLTEFHTLLETLKPEELNDSFVRLPVDLERWLMEGSYNKVYRARDRVPRPEFEFLLERLMGTVRGQIASTIESSYPSLPLQHAATLLFFKSGETSSLTDFASARGWSLSPNTQTFSFPRSSKPDIALAAAESSSDVSSATIDKLKGTGVVRGVPMETMVGPALRLAQQLEAIV, encoded by the exons ATGTCCCTCGATCTCCAACAAGCACTCGCAGAGCTCCAGGCTGCCTACGATGCGCCAGCTTCATCAGAACAATTCTCTACTGAGCTCGCAAAGCTCAAG CTCGAGCTAGCCCAGTCAGGCTTATATTTTGCTCCTCCTTCTGCCGACCCCCAGGATCTTATTGCCGCTCGATCCATACTTGAAATTGGCGCATTTCATTCCCTTCGGCAAGGCGACCTCAAGTCCTATGCCCGTTACAACTTTGCTCTCCAACCATTCTACGACAACCTCAGGGATATCATCCCTCCATCTCCGAATAGACCAGTGACCTTGGGGCTCCATCTCTTAGGGCTGCTGAGCGAAAATCTATTGACAGAATTTCACACATTGCTGGAGACCCTTAAGCCTGAAGAGTTGAATGATTCGTTTGTGAGATTACCAGTGGATCT CGAGAGATGGTTAATGGAAGGATCATATAACAAGGTGTACCGTGCTAGGGATCGTGTCCCGAGACCGGAATTCGAGTTTTTGCTTGAGAGGCTCATGGGCACTGTCCGTGGTCAAATTGCATCCACCATAGAGTCTTCCTACCCTTCATTACCCCTTCAGCATGCCGCTACacttctcttcttcaaatcGGGCGAAACATCCTCTCTAACGGACTTTGCCTCTGCTCGAGGATGGTCACTTTCACCTAATACACAGACATTCAGCTTCCCTCGCTCGAGCAAGCCGGATATTGCTCTTGCCGCGGCCGAGAGTAGCAGCGATGTTTCTTCGGCCACAATCGATAAGCTTAAGGGCACTGGTGTTGTCCGAGGAGTGCCGATGGAGACCATGGTGGGGCCTGCGTTGAGGTTGGCTCAACAACTAGAAGCTATCGTGTAA
- a CDS encoding Hypothetical Protein (Similar to TIGR gene model, INSD accession AAW41838.1) → MAPIVALLGHNGTVGSNLLPYLINAHTKGSLKLVILYRPSSDLSKIPSDEGIEKRVIELKDGETENIRVTVKDLEFKTIYLVEALQGSSALKAFIPSDFGVPWDKQEIEIPGLEAPKAKERVAEKAKELKVPITEIKVELFDLFFFGYKVLGVDVKSNKVQYFHQSLKNPLHLTSLAYLGHAVTELVTDIHQLAQLPGTTPNIYDFVSTGQEIVDVLTKIHDKPTEQIEVSDKDNEEQLQGSRAIGAAIFKKWGDNNWGDIPKTEVDGWIGKEFADVVKEWADKT, encoded by the exons ATGGCCCCTATCGTCGCCCTTTTAGGCCACAACGGCACGGTCGGTTCGAACCTCTTGCCATATCTAATCAACGCGCATACGAAGGGCTCCCTCAAGCTGGTTATTTTATACCGACCTAGCAGTGATTTATCCAAGATTCCTTCTGATGAGGGTATTGAAAAGAGGGTCATAGAACTGAAAGATGGGGAAACGGAAAATATACGAGTTACAGTCAAAGACTTAGAA TTCAAAACTATTTATTTAGTGGAGGCCCTTCAAGGCTCATCCGCCCTCAAGGCATTCATCCCTTCAGATTTTGGTGTCCCTTGGGACAAGCAGGAAATCGAAATTCCAGGGCTTGAAGCTCCAAAAGCCAAGGAGAGGGTAGCTGAGAAGGCCAAAGAACTCAAAGTACCAATCACTGAGATTAAGGTTGAGTTATTCGATTTGTTCTTCTTTGGCTACAA GGTTTTAGGAGTTGATGTCAAGAGCAATAAGGTTCAGTATTTTCATCAGTCTCTCAAGAACCCTTTACACCTGAC ATCGCTTGCCTACCTGGGCCATGCTGTCACTGAGCTCGTCACTGACATACACCAGCTCGCTCAGCTTCCCGGCACTACTCCCAACATTTATGATTTCGTTTCGACCGGTCAAGAGATCGTAGATGTTCTGACCAAAATACATGATAAACCTACAGAGCAAATTGAAGTCAGCGATAAGGATAATGAAGAGCAGCTTCAGGGATCTCGAGCTATTGGCGCTGCCATTTTCAAGAAATGGGGTGACAATAACTGGGGAGATATCCCTAAGACCGAGGTGGATGGCTGGATCGGCAAAGAGTTCGCAGATGTTGTGAAGGAGTGGGCTGATAAGACTTAG
- a CDS encoding RAN protein binding protein, putative (Similar to TIGR gene model, INSD accession AAW41842.1), whose translation MASTQPPVSAPEQSKIKPQDVGWQFVPQYYNFVNSQPHRLHCFYNKRSTFIHGEEGEDVTPAFGQQEIHDRILQIGYNQCKVYIHSMDSQSSADGGIIILVLGELSNNHQSWRKFSQTFFLAEQPGGYFVLNDIFRYLREDVDEDESAPQETTQPQDEPVQPEVVTEKLPEATAITQEPAANPVPEPTPVSAPAEVVADAVPEEAEIAAVPDKDVAPEEEAPAAKEPEAAAEPVEETPKPAASVTESVASPAPADSTPATKAASPSPAAPKAAAPTANGTPPAPTAPAAPSKPMTWASMAASNVWGKTAAASPPATSAPAPAPTAAPASGPAQHKKDEKPAPTAGTGQGQRRQQTIDPSKVQTAHCFVKLPNWSPDSQSTSEFLTDAELSKIASRFGEVKSTEIVKSKACAFVEFARVESARKAIQHSLPVEQGGEGGTKFPNGTLYFEPRKEKDDRPKAKGQRTGGQQGQGQGQRQVNGGAGGRGGRGPRGRGGQGNQGDRQPQK comes from the exons ATGGCATCCACTCAGCCCCCAGTCTCAGCTCCTGAGCAGTCAAAGATTAAGCCTCAAGACGTCGGATGGCAGTTCGTCCCTCAGTACTA CAACTTTGTCAATTCTCAGCCACACCGTCTTCACTGCTTTTACAACAAGCGTTCAACATTTATCCACGGCGAGGAAGGTGAGGATGTGACTCCGGCATTCGGGCAGCAG GAAATTCACGACCGTATACTTCAAATCGGCTACAATCAATGCAAAGTCTACATCCACTCTATGGATTCTCAGTCCTCTGCCGATGGCGGTATCATCATTTTAGTCCTGGGCGAACTCTCCAACAACCACCAGTCCTGGCGGAAGTTCTCCCAAACCTTTTTCCTTGCCGAGCAACCTGGAGGCTACTTTGTGCTCAACGACATCTTCCGATATTTGAGAGAAGATGTTGATGAGGACGAGTCTGCGCCCCAGGAGACCACCCAGCCTCAAGATGAACCTGTTCAGCCAGAGGTTGTGACTGAGAAGCTTCCCGAGGCGACAGCAATCACTCAGGAACCTGCCGCGAACCCTGTCCCCGAGCCCACCCCTGTCAGTGCTCCAGCGGAAGTTGTTGCTGACGCTGTCCCCGAGGAGGCCGAGATTGCTGCTGTGCCTGACAAGGACGTCGCTCCCGAAGAGGAGGCCCCTGCTGCCAAGGAGCCTGAAGCCGCTGCTGAGCCTGTTGAGGAGACCCCTAAGCCCGCCGCTTCCGTCACCGAATCTGTTGCTTCTCCTGCACCTGCCGACTCTACTCCTGCCACCAAGGCCGCTTCTCCCTCCCCTGCCGCTCCCAAGGCTGCTGCTCCCACTGCTAACGGTACTCCTCCAGCTCCGACTGCTCCCGCCGCTCCTTCCAAGCCAATGACTTGGGCGTCTATGGCCGCTTCCAACGTCTGGGGTAAGACAGCTGCGGCTAGTCCGCCTGCTACTTCAGCTCCCGCTCCCGCTCCCACTGCTGCCCCTGCCTCCGGCCCTGCTCAGCACAAGAAGGACGAAAAGCCAGCACCTACTGCTGGTACTGGTCAGGGACAAAGACGTCAGCAGACTATCGACCCTTCCAAGGTTCAGACCGCCCACTGCTTTGTCAAG CTCCCTAACTGGTCTCCTGACTCTCAGAGCACTTCCGAATTCCTTACCGATGCAGAGCTTTCCAAGATTGCTTCTCGATTCGGTGAGGTAAAGTCCACCGAAATCGTCAAGAGCAAGGCCTGTGCCTTTGTCGAGTTTGCTCGAGTCGAGTCTGCCCGAAAGGCCATCCAGCACTCCTTGCCTGTCGAGCAAGGTGGTGAAGGCGGCACTAAATTCCCCAACGGTACTTTGTATTTCGAGCCCCgaaaggagaaggacgATAGACCTAAGGCCAAGGGGCAGAGGACCGGTGGCCAGCAAGGTCAGGGTCAGGGTCAGAGGCAGGTTAACGGCGGTGCTGGTGGTCGAGGTGGTAGGGGTCCCAGGGGACGAGGAGGTCAGGGTAACCAGGGTGATAGGCAACCTCAAAAGTAG